Genomic DNA from Candidatus Sphingomonas phytovorans:
CCGACCCGTCACCGAGGCGGCGGACCTTTTTCGCATTCGGTTTCATGACGGTCTGGCCCTGGGTCACCTGGCCGTCTCCGGCGACGATGACTCGTCCATTCTTGCGCACGGAGAGAATTGTCGTGCCGTGCCACGTTGTGTCGTTCCCGCTCATGGGGCGCATATGGGATGGGATGTGCGGGTGTGCAATCCGGTCGTCTTTTCCCGATTGCATGCAAGGGCTGGCTTGCCGATAAAGCAGCTACTGATCGTGGGGGGCAGCGGTGGCAACGAAGCATTCGGGGAAGCATTCGGGACCCGAGCATGCGCTGGAGCGGCTCGTTTTCTTCTCCGACGCAGTCTTCGCGATTGCGATTACGCTGCTGGTCATCGAGATTCACGTGCCACGGCTACCGCCCGGTTCGACCAATCAAGACTATTTCGTCGCGCTCGCCCATTTGATCCCCAGCTTCTTCGGATTCTTCGTCAGCTTCTGGGTAATCGGCGCCTTCTGGATCGTGCATCATCGTGCCTTTTCCCTGGCCGCGCATTATCGCGACTCGCTGCTCACCCCCAATCTCGCCGTTCTTTGCGGGATCGTCTTCATCCCCTTTGCCACCGCCTTCATGGCAGCCAATACCGGCATGCTTGTGCCACAGGCCCTTTACGATCTGACGCTGATCGTGTGCGGGCTGCTCCATCTTCGGCTCAACCGGATGGTCACCAGCCCGCCAGTGGTCAGCGAACAGGCCGATCCGCTGACGATCGCGCTGACCAGGGTGCGCGGCTGGTCGGTCACGCTCGGCGCTGCCTGCGCGCTTGCGATAGGTTTCGTCGATTCGCACTACAGCCAGGTTGCGCTGATCACCATTCCACTATGGCGCATCCTGCTCCAGCGCCGGACGCGGCGGCGCTTCCCCGCCGCATAAGCGCCGCCGATCGGCCTGACGCCGCACCGGCCCCCGGGCGCGAATGCCGCGCCCGGGGGCCGCGATCAGCGGCAGCGGGTGTTGTTGGCGTCGATCGAGGCGCCGGCGGCTCCTCCGGCAACGCCGCCGAGCAAGGTCCCGAACGTCTTGGAATCGCCCGGTGCGATGATGTTGCCGAGCAAGCCGCCGATCGCCGCGCCTACGAGCAGGCCAGTCGTGCCGTCCGAGCGGCGGCAATAATAGCGCCCGTCCTGGCCGCGATAGACCCGGTCGTTGCGCGACAGGCGACGTTCCCGATAGCGCGGTGAATCGCGATAATAATGGTCGGCATAATAGCCGTTATATTGCGGATCCGGGCGGTTATAATCGTACCGGCTATAGTTGCGGTAGCGCGGGTCCATCCCGCCGTCACCATAATCACTGCACCCGCTGACGAGACCGGCTCCAAGGGTTGCCACGGCCAGCAGGCCGAGAGTCATGGTACGCATGTCATCCTCTCCCGTTCGTTGTGCCTGCGTAACGCGGCCGGGACCGATATGGTTGCAATCGACGTGGTGGGATGTCCCCACTGGCAACCAGCGGCCCGCCCAAGGTTGCGCGCTGGCTCGGTCCATGTGATCCTGAGGGCATGGGCGCGGCCGAGATCCTGGGCGTGGCGGCGAGCGTTAGCCTGCTTTCGGGCTGGCGGCTCTATCTATGCGTGTTCGCCACCGGCATCGCGATGCATACGGGCTGGATCGCCCTTCCCGCTCACCTCCACCAGCTCGACATATTGGCCAATCCGTGGGTGATCGGGGTTGCCGGTGTGGCGGCCCTGGCCGAGTTCCTGGCCGACAAGGTGATGTGGATCGACAGTGCCTGGGATGCTGTCCACACGCTCATCCGGCCGATCGGCGGCGCGCTGCTGGCCCTGGCGATCGTCGATCCGAACGATCCGGCCTGGCAGGTGATCGCCCTGATCCTGGGCGGCGGGGCATCGTTGCTGACTCACAGCGCAAAGGCGGGTACGCGCGCGATGGTAAACGCCAGCCCCGAACCAGTCAGCAACCTGCTGGTTTCCACGACGGAGGACGTGGCGACCGGCGGGCTCTTGCTGCTCGCGCTCGCCAATCCGGTCATTGCCATCGGAATCGCGGTGCTGCTCCTTGCAGGCGCCGTCGCCGCGCTGTTGATGCTGCGCCGTCTACTGCGTTGGGTGACGCGACAGGGACGGACGGCTACCCGACCAACTGCGGATTAGCCCGACCAACTACGGATCAGGATGTCGCACGGAACAGCGACCGGATGCGTTCGTTGGCGAGACTCCTGAATGGAGTTGCGATCATGAAGATGACGAGCATCGCGCTGGCGCTTGCCCTGCTGGGCAGCACGGCAACCGTAACCGCCCAGACCACGCCGCCCGCCCCGGCGACATCGGGCTCGGAGAACGATGTGAACAGCCCCGACGTGGCGGCCGCCAACCGGGATGTCCAGGCCCAGGCGGCCGCGCGGCAGAACGCGGTCGCCGACGCCAATGCCGGGGCGCAGGCCGGGGCCGATGCCCAATATGCCGCCGACCTGGATGCGTATCGCGCGGCGCTCCGCGCGCATCACCGCGAGGTCGCGCTCGATGCCCGGATCGCCGAGCACAAGGAGCGCGCCTATGCAGACGCGATGGCCGACTGGCGGCGCCAGGTCTATGCCTGCAAGCACGGCAGCACCCGCGCCTGCAACGCGCCGACGCCCGACCCGGCAAATTACTGGTGAGCAAGCCCGGCCGTCAGTTCCTCGCGCGACCCGAGTACCGCGCCGAAATGATGGCGCCATAATCGCTCGCCAAGCGCGCCTGACCGGTCGAGCGAGGACCCGACCGTGAGCCAGCGCAACAGGGTCGGATGAAGCCCTGCGTCGAACAGGGCGAAACCGGCCGCGAGGATGCACGTATCGGCCTGGATGCCGCAGACGAGCACCCGGTCTACACCGAGGCCGCGAAGATGCCGGATCGCCTCGGGCGGCGGCAGATAGCCGTGCTTCACGAACAGGGCATCGGTCCGCACGAGGCTCGTGTCGTCAGGCGCCGGCTTCCAGCCGAGCTGGCGCTCGAACGGCGTGATCGCCTCGTCATGGCGTTCGACCGTCGCGACCGAAGGCATGGCGGCGGCGAGCTGTCCCACCTCCTCGATCAGCCAGGGCGGCGGATCGAAACAGGGCTGGACATCAACCACGAGCAAAGCCTGGCGCATGGCCGCTTGCACCCGACATAGGGGCCAAATGCAAGGTGCGTTCCGCGAGTCAGCCGCAACGTGCGATTGTTTTTGTCGCCGGGTCGGCTGCGGCCCTTGGTGTTGCCCTCCGGCTCCTTACATCGCCCCCATCACCACGCTGCTGGAGCCCGCCCATGACCGACACGACCGACTACGTCCCACCCAAAGTCTGGACCTGGAACAAGGACAATGGCGGCCAGTTCGCGAACATCAACCGGCCGATCGCCGGGGCGACTCACGACAAGGAACTGCCGGTCGGCAAGCACCCCCTGCAGCTTTATTCACTGGGCACGCCCAATGGCGTGAAGGTGACCGTGATGCTCGAGGAGTTGCTCGAACTCGGTCACGCAGGCGCGGAATATGACGCCTGGCTGATCCGCATCAACCAGGGCGACCAGTTCGGCAGCGGCTTTGTCGAGGTGAACCCGAATTCGAAGATCCCGGCGCTGCTCGACCGAAGCGGGCCTGAACCGATCAGGATCTTCGAATCCGGCGCGATCCTGATGCACCTGGCGGAGAAGTTCGGGGCGTTCCTGCCGACCGAGACGGCGGCCCGTGCGGAATGCCTGTCGTGGCTGTTCTGGCAGATGGGCAGCGCGCCCTTCCTCGGCGGCGGCTTCGGCCATTTCTACGCCTACGCGCCCTTCAAGATCGAATATGCGATCGATCGTTATGCGATGGAGGTGAAGCGGCAACTGGACGTGCTCGACCGGCGGCTTGCCGAGAGCGAGTATCTGGCGGGCGACACCTACACCATCGCCGATATCGCGACCTGGCCCTGGTACGGCGCGCTGGCCAAGGGGCTCGCTTATGACGCGGGCGAATTCCTTCAGGTGCAGGACTACAAGAACGTCCAGCGCTGGACCGATGCGATCGCCGCCCGTCCGGCCGTGGCCCGCGGACGGATGGTCAATCGCGTGATGGGCGATCCGGCGAGCCAGCTCCACGAGCGCCATGATGCGAGCGACTTCGCGACGAAGACACAGGACAAGCTCGTGCCGGCTGCGTGATCGAGCCGGATATGGCTGCAAGGCGCCTCGGCTTGACCAGGCCGGGGCGATCCTACATTTTGGCGCAATGACGCTATCCGGCTTCCCTCGCATCGCGGTTGATCCGGCCATATGTGGGGGTCGCCCGGTGGTTGCCGGTACGCGGGTGCGTGTGACCGACATATTGGAGATGCTGGCGGGTGGAGCGAGCGCGGCGGAGATCGCCGCCGATTTTCCCTATCTGTCCGTTGAAGATGTGCGAGCCGCCCTTTCTTATGCCGCGGCGGCCGCGGACCACCCGATCGTCCTCGCCGCCGAATGAAATTTCTGGTCGACGCACAGCTTCCACCGGCCCTGTGCCGGTGGCTGGACGCGCGTGGGCAGCAGGCTGTCCACGTCGCCGATACCGGGCTGGTCGCCGCCAACGACGCAACGATCGCAGCCTATGCCGAAACGCATGACATGGCACTGATCAGCAAGGATGAAGACTTCGTCGTCCTTCGCCTGCCCAATCGCTTCATCCTGATCTGGCTGCGTTGCGGCAACGCGACGAACCAGGCGTTGTCG
This window encodes:
- a CDS encoding TMEM175 family protein, translating into MATKHSGKHSGPEHALERLVFFSDAVFAIAITLLVIEIHVPRLPPGSTNQDYFVALAHLIPSFFGFFVSFWVIGAFWIVHHRAFSLAAHYRDSLLTPNLAVLCGIVFIPFATAFMAANTGMLVPQALYDLTLIVCGLLHLRLNRMVTSPPVVSEQADPLTIALTRVRGWSVTLGAACALAIGFVDSHYSQVALITIPLWRILLQRRTRRRFPAA
- a CDS encoding DUF4126 domain-containing protein, which codes for MGAAEILGVAASVSLLSGWRLYLCVFATGIAMHTGWIALPAHLHQLDILANPWVIGVAGVAALAEFLADKVMWIDSAWDAVHTLIRPIGGALLALAIVDPNDPAWQVIALILGGGASLLTHSAKAGTRAMVNASPEPVSNLLVSTTEDVATGGLLLLALANPVIAIGIAVLLLAGAVAALLMLRRLLRWVTRQGRTATRPTAD
- a CDS encoding cysteine hydrolase family protein; translated protein: MRQALLVVDVQPCFDPPPWLIEEVGQLAAAMPSVATVERHDEAITPFERQLGWKPAPDDTSLVRTDALFVKHGYLPPPEAIRHLRGLGVDRVLVCGIQADTCILAAGFALFDAGLHPTLLRWLTVGSSLDRSGALGERLWRHHFGAVLGSREELTAGLAHQ
- the yghU gene encoding glutathione-dependent disulfide-bond oxidoreductase yields the protein MTDTTDYVPPKVWTWNKDNGGQFANINRPIAGATHDKELPVGKHPLQLYSLGTPNGVKVTVMLEELLELGHAGAEYDAWLIRINQGDQFGSGFVEVNPNSKIPALLDRSGPEPIRIFESGAILMHLAEKFGAFLPTETAARAECLSWLFWQMGSAPFLGGGFGHFYAYAPFKIEYAIDRYAMEVKRQLDVLDRRLAESEYLAGDTYTIADIATWPWYGALAKGLAYDAGEFLQVQDYKNVQRWTDAIAARPAVARGRMVNRVMGDPASQLHERHDASDFATKTQDKLVPAA
- a CDS encoding DUF433 domain-containing protein — protein: MTLSGFPRIAVDPAICGGRPVVAGTRVRVTDILEMLAGGASAAEIAADFPYLSVEDVRAALSYAAAAADHPIVLAAE
- a CDS encoding DUF5615 family PIN-like protein gives rise to the protein MKFLVDAQLPPALCRWLDARGQQAVHVADTGLVAANDATIAAYAETHDMALISKDEDFVVLRLPNRFILIWLRCGNATNQALSAWLDQRWDEVSALLAKGEPFIEVR